In Brachypodium distachyon strain Bd21 chromosome 2, Brachypodium_distachyon_v3.0, whole genome shotgun sequence, one genomic interval encodes:
- the LOC100822116 gene encoding glycerol-3-phosphate acyltransferase 1 has translation MKGYAHRLLGLHRAVKERLVAGLLRRPSPTTTAAAMAAPVVIETTVAAAILDADALLLAGKTTPAALFPPFFLVAVEAGSFARGLLLLALYPFLHFVKLEACARAMAMVAFCGLRRDEAARIGRAVLPRHFSRSTSIPSPAPEKMTAAVSSSFPTVMVEAFLKEYVGFDAVVGREVRKAGQHYYSGFMEEDDSAEKEARFMAATKGAAEKSKSENNNRGSQQCYPKPMVFHDGRLAFTPTPARALAMYAYLPLAVFLAAVRMAIYTLLPRRLINPAAALAGVRVIVTSSGNNTTSTTSKTGNGGGRLYACNHRTLLDPIAIASALNKPVSAVTYSLSRVSELLSPIPLLRLTRRREEDRARMSALLARGDDVVVCPEGTTCREPYLLRFSPLFAELADEVSPVAVDEKSAVFYGTSTSPGAKCLDSVYFLMNPRPEYSVRFLQPVRTGGGKSSIEVANTVQGAIADALGFQPTAMTRKDKYLLLAGNEGVVPTKA, from the coding sequence atgaaggGATACGCGCACCGTTTGCTCGGCCTCCACCGCGCCGTCAAGGAAAGACTcgtcgccggcctcctccgccgcccatcaccgacgacgacggcggcggcaatggcagCACCGGTCGTCATCGAGACCACCGTGGCGGCTGCGATACTGGACGCGGACGCGCTGCTCCTGGCAGGGAAGACGACTCCGGCAGCGCTGTTCCCGCCCttcttcctcgtggccgtcgAGGCCGGGAGCTTCGCGcgcgggctgctgctgctggcgctcTACCCGTTCCTGCACTTCGTGAAGCTCGAGGCCTGCGCGagggccatggccatggtggCCTTCTGCGGGCTCCGCCGGGACGAGGCGGCCCGCATCGGCAGGGCCGTGCTGCCCAGGCACTTCTCCCGCTCCACGTCCAtcccctcgccggcgccggagaagatgacgGCCGCGGTGAGCTCGTCCTTCCCGACAGTCATGGTCGAGGCGTTCCTCAAGGAGTACGTCGGGTTCGACGCCGTGGTCGGCAGAGAAGTCCGCAAAGCAGGGCAGCACTACTACTCGGGCTTCATGGAAGAAGACGACTCCGCGGAAAAGGAGGCGAGATTCATGGCCGCGACAAAGGGAGCAGCAGAGAAATCGAAATCTGAGAATAATAATCGGGGGAGCCAGCAATGTTACCCGAAGCCGATGGTGTTCCACGACGGGCGTCTCGCCTTCACGCCGACCCCGGCGCGCGCGCTCGCCATGTACGCCTACCTCCcgctcgccgtcttcctcgccgccgtccgcaTGGCCATCTACactctcctcccccgccgcctcatcaaccccgccgccgccctcgccggcgtccgcgTCATCGTCACCAGCTCCGGCAATaacaccacctccaccacctccaaaaccggcaatggcggcggccgtcTCTACGCCTGCAACCACCGGACCCTCCTGGACCCGATCGCCATCGCCAGCGCGCTCAACAAGCCGGTCTCTGCCGTGACCTACAGCCTGAGCCGGGTCTCGGAGCTCCTCTCGCCGATCCCGCTGCTCCGACTaacccgccgccgcgaggagGACCGGGCCCGGATGTCAGCCCTGCTGGCCCGCGGCGACGACGTGGTGGTGTGCCCCGAGGGCACCACGTGTCGCGAGCCCTACCTGCTCCGCTTTAGCCCGCTCTTCGCTGAGCTCGCCGACGAGGTCAgccccgtcgccgtcgacgagaAGTCGGCCGTCTTCTACGGCACCTCCACGTCTCCGGGGGCGAAGTGCTTGGACTCGGTGTATTTCTTGATGAACCCCAGGCCGGAGTACTCGGTGAGGTTCCTGCAGCCCGTGCGCACCGGAGGCGGGAAGAGTAGCATCGAGGTGGCCAATACGGTGCAGGGCGCCATTGCTGACGCGCTTGGGTTCCAGCCCACGGCGATGACCAGGAAGGACAAGTACTTGCTGCTCGCCGGGAACGAAGGGGTCGTGCCAACCAAAGCCTAA
- the LOC100823056 gene encoding probable NADPH:quinone oxidoreductase 2, with protein MEGSTAAKRTTLRVAAISGSLRRASANTGLIRAAAKMCEDSIPGLVIDHVDIADLPLLNTDLETAGGGFPAAVEAFRAKVLAADCFLFASPEYNYSISGPLKNALDWGSRPPNVWGDRAGAIVSASGGSGGSRSQYHIRQVGVFLDIHFVSKPEVFVKAHQPPAKFDARDGDLVDPEIREQLRELLLALQAFALRLIQGKLAGSDGPGN; from the exons ATGGaagggtcgacggcggcgaagcGGACGACGTTAAGAGTGGCGGCGATCTCCGGCTCGCTCCGCCGGGCCTCGGCCAACACCGGCCTCATCCGCGCCG CTGCGAAGATGTGCGAGGACTCCATCCCGGGGCTAGTGATCGACCACGTGGACATCGCCGACCTGCCGCTCCTCAACACGGACCTCGAGACGGCCGGCGGAGGGTTCCCGGCGGCCGTGGAGGCGTTCCGCGCCAaggtcctcgccgccgactgCTTCCTCTTCGCCTCTCCCGAGTACAACTACTCCATCTCCG GGCCTCTGAAGAACGCGCTGGACTGGGGCTCGCGGCCGCCGAACGTGTGGGGGGACAGGGCCGGCGCCATCGTGAGCGCGTCGGGAGGGTCCGGCGGGAGCCGGTCGCAGTACCACATCCGGCAGGTCGGGGTTTTCCTGGACATCCACTTCGTCAGCAAGCCCGAGGTGTTCGTCAAGGCGCACCAGCCGCCGGCCAAGTTCGACGCCCGCGACGGGGACCTCGTCGACCCGGAGATCCGGGAGCAGCTCAGGGAGCTCCTCCTGGCTCTGCAGGCCTTCGCGCTCCGGCTCATCCAGGGGAAACTCGCGGGCTCCGACGGGCCTGGAAATTGA
- the LOC100841012 gene encoding thioredoxin-like protein YLS8 — MSYLLPHLHSGWAVDQAIMAENERLVMIRFGHDWDETCMQMDEVLAGVAEKIKNFAVTYLVDITEVPDFNTLYELYDPSTVMFFFRNKHIMIDLGTGNNNKINWAMKDKHDFVDIVETVYRGARKGRGLAIAPKDYSTKYRY; from the coding sequence ATGTCGTACCTGCTGCCGCACCTGCACTCCGGATGGGCGGTGGACCAGGCCATCATGGCCGAGAACGAGCGCCTCGTCATGATCCGCTTCGGCCACGATTGGGATGAGACCTGCATGCAGATGGACGAGGTGCTGGCAGGGGTGGCTGAGAAAATAAAGAACTTCGCGGTAACCTACCTCGTTGACATCACTGAGGTTCCCGACTTCAACACCCTGTACGAGCTCTATGACCCATCGACGGTGATGTTCTTCTTCCGCAACAAGCACATCATGATTGATCTCGGGACgggaaacaacaacaagatcaACTGGGCGATGAAAGACAAGCATGATTTTGTTGACATTGTAGAGACCGTCTACCGAGGAGCTCGTAAGGGTCGTGGTCTGGCGATTGCTCCCAAGGATTACTCCACCAAATATCGTTACTAA
- the LOC100840102 gene encoding uncharacterized protein LOC100840102 isoform X2 produces the protein MAAQSALLAAGAAAVAIAAAVFLLPSPASHLAWPPWGHFADMILANATIYTADPARPFAAAMAVSGGRVLRVGSYDSVKELRGRHTRELNLSGNVVLPGFIDSHVHLIDGGLQLARVPLRGVRSKEDFISRVKEAVRDKHHGQWLLGGGWNNDGWGGDFPTAAWFDDISPDNPVWLSRMDGHMGVANSLAMKIAGIDKNTKDPVGGTIVRTTEREPSGLLVDAAMKLVFDVIPEVSINERREALFRASRHALMRGVTTVVDVGSYFPGMSEKQTWQDFSDIYEWAHSMGKMMIRVCLFFPMPTWSRVSDLIHEKGQLFSEWIHLGGVKAFLDGSLGSSSALFYGPYKDDDGNFGLQLIDMDVLLNATLESDKSGLQVAIHAIGDKANDLLLDMLDEVVNLNGMKDRRFRIEHAQHLTPGAAKRFGKHGTIASVQPDHILDDANSAGKKIGVERAERNSYLFRSLLAGGAHLAFGSDWPVSDIYPLKAIQTAMSRKPPGQEAPWIPTECLALDDSLKAHTISAAYACFLDRVLGSLSEGKYADFVVLPSTSWNEFSSDIPGHVVATYVSGKQAYP, from the exons ATGGCCGCCCAGAGcgctctcctcgccgccggcgccgcggcggtcgccatcgccgccgccgttttccTCCTCCCTAGTCCCGCCTCTCACCTCGCAT GGCCACCGTGGGGCCACTTCGCCGACATGATACTGGCCAACGCCACCATCTACACCGCCGACCCCGCCCGCCCTTTCGCCGCCGCGATGGCCGTCAGCGGCGGCCGCGTGCTCCGCGTCGGCAGCTACGACTCCGTGAAG GAACTGAGGGGTCGACACACACGTGAACTGAATCTTAGTGGGAACGTTGTGCTCCCCGGATTTATCGACTCCCATGTGCACCTAATCGACGGTGGCTTGCAG TTGGCGAGGGTGCCGCTTCGAGGGGTTAGAAGCAAAGAGGACTTCATCAGCAGGGTCAAGGAAGCTGTCAGAG ATAAGCATCATGGGCAGTGGCTATTAGGTGGAGGTTGGAACAATGATGGCTGGGGAGGTGATTTCCCCACTGCTGCTTGGTTTGATGATATATCTCCTGATAATCCA GTATGGCTCTCACGCATGGATGGTCACATGGGAGTAGCTAATTCGCTAGCTATGAAGATTGCTGGGAttgacaaaaacacaaaagatcCAGTTGGTGGAACTATTGTAAGAACAACTGAAAGAG AGCCCAGTGGTCTTCTTGTTGATGCTGCTATGAAGCTTGTATTTGATGTTATTCCAGAAGTCTCCATAAATGAAAGAAGAGAGGCCCTCTTCAGAGCTAGTAGACATGCCCTAATGAGGGGGGTGACCACTGTTGTTGATGTTGGAAGTTACTTCCCTGGGATGTCAGAAAAGCAAACTTGGCAAGATTTTTCAG ATATCTATGAATGGGCTCATTCTATGGGAAAGATGATGATCAGAGTCTGCTTATTTTTCCCAATGCCCACATGGTCTCGTGTTTCT GATCTTATCCATGAAAAAGGTCAATTGTTCAGCGAATGGATTCATCTAGGTGGTGTCAAAGCTTTTCTTGATGGTTCTCTAGGTTCTTCAAGTGCATTGTTCTATGGG CCTTATAAGGATGATGATGGCAATTTCGGTCTTCAATTGATAGATATGGATGTTCTGCTCAATGCAACATTAGAATCAGATAAATCAGGACTTCAG GTTGCCATACATGCAATTGGAGATAAAGCTAATGATTTGCTGCTGGATATGTTAGACGAGGTTGTTAATTTGAATGGAATGAAGGACCGTAGGTTCCGG ATTGAGCATGCCCAGCATCTGACCCCAGGCGCAGCAAAACGCTTTGGAAAACATGGTACCATTGCATCCGTGCAG CCAGATCATATATTGGACGATGCCAACTCTGCCGGAAAGAAGATTGGGGTAGAGCGAGCTGAACGGAATTCATATTTGTTCCGATCACTATTGGCTGGTGGTGCACATCTGGCTTTTGGTTCTGATTGGCCT GTTTCGGACATTTATCCCTTAAAAGCTATTCAAACTGCAATGTCCCGTAAGCCGCCTGGACAGGAAGCACCTTGGATCCCTACGGAATGCTTGGCCCTAGATGATTCCTTGAAAGC GCATACGATATCTGCTGCTTATGCCTGCTTCCTTGACCGTGTCCTGGGCAGCCTTTCCGAAGGGAAATACGCCGATTTCGTGGTCCTGCCGTCTACCTCGTGGAATGAGTTCTCCAGCGATATACCGGGGCATGTCGTGGCAACATATGTGAGCGGCAAACAGGCCTATCCATGA
- the LOC100840404 gene encoding protein IRON-RELATED TRANSCRIPTION FACTOR 2 has protein sequence MGHKQLFVDDPFASSISSLEAEAIFSGAGGQWRAGGGLDDRDLSAMPAAANTSSGGSGSPGGGGRKMSHNAYERDRRKQLNELYSSLRSLLPDADHTKKLSIPITVSRVLKYIPELQKEVDGLERKKEELTRANCKPGVIAMKDQNVAPVVSATCLDDKDIMVQVSLLSGMAAAALPMSTCIKILENEGLRLVSSSTSAFGNRTFYNLHLQRNQRTMSKECPAFCDELEKAIKKKAGLHMHQ, from the exons ATGGGGCACAAGCAGCTGTTCGTGGACGACCCGTTCGCGAGCAGCATCTCGTCTctggaggcggaggccatcttctccggcgccggcgggcagtggcgcgccggcggcggcctcgacgaccgTGACCTCTCCGccatgccggcggcggccaacaCCTCGTCGGGCGGCTCCGGctctcccggcggcggcggcaggaagaTGAGCCACAACGCGTACGAGCGCGACCGCCGCAAGCAGCTCAACGAGCTCTACTCCTCCCtccgctccctcctccccgacgccgACCACACC AAGAAGCTGAGCATCCCGATCACAGTGTCGCGGGTGCTAAAGTACATCCCGGAGCTGCAGAAGGAAGTGGACGGgctggagaggaagaaggaggagcTGACGCGCGCCAACTGCAAGCCCGGGGTGATCGCCATGAAGGACCAGAACGTTGCTCCCGTCGTCTCCGCGACCTGCCTCGACGACAAGGACATCATGGTTCAGGTCAGCTTGCTCAgcggcatggcggcggcggctctgcCGATGTCCACGTGCATAAAGATTCTGGAGAACGAAGGTCTTCGCCTCGTCAGCTCGTCCACTTCTGCCTTTGGGAACAGGACGTTCTATAACCTCCATCTTCAG AGAAACCAGCGAACGATGAGCAAGGAGTGCCCAGCGTTCTGTGACGAGCTGGAGAAAGCCATCAAGAAAAAGGCAGGACTGCATATGCATCAGTGA
- the LOC100822429 gene encoding uncharacterized protein LOC100822429 has translation MEPATFRYMPDDDHGGRGGEDDEETGGGCFLDIYAHEARDVHNICIYGEQDVYARFSLTSGGGGADRSTRAAVAAGASPRFEERLRPLRLRRSGGESLKCELWMRSCDARLLEDQLLGFALVPLAAVAAAPGARLDARDFALSSTELFHSPAGSVRLSLALRSGSGAGAGAGADAEAAAGLELSSSSPAPVDEDDYSRVEFPDLNVARENLDMAAQYLPFFHLGAAAMDEDLEKPAAACSMDGSKNASASTTTTASDDRGISISAAPVCRASPEPDTPTSSGGKVAPAGKEEEKGGGVFEFPLGDIDMGAEQSAMQRQIMEMYVKSMQQFTESLGRMKLPMELDGAGGVVQNEEKLPAPEAEPKKDGARVFYGSRAFF, from the coding sequence ATGGAGCCGGCGACGTTCCGGTACATGCCGGACGACGATcatggcggccgcggcggcgaagacgaCGAAGAGACCGGCGGTGGGTGTTTCCTGGACATATACGCGCACGAGGCGCGGGACGTGCACAACATCTGCATCTACGGGGAGCAGGACGTGTACGCGCGCTTCTCCCtcacctccggcggcggcggcgccgaccgCTCCACGCGCGCCGCGGTCGCCGCGGGGGCCAGCCCGCGCTTCGAGGAGCGGCTCCGCccgctccggctccggcgctcGGGCGGGGAGTCGCTCAAGTGCGAGCTCTGGATGCGCAGCTGCGACGCGCGGCTCCTCGAGGACCAGCTCCTCGGCTTCGCGCTCGTGCCGCTCGcagccgtggccgccgcgccaGGGGCCCGGCTCGACGCGCGGGACTTCGCGCTCTCCTCCACGGAACTCTTCCACTCGCCCGCCGGCTCCGTCCGGCTCTCCCTCGCTCTccgctccggctccggcgccggagccggagccggagccgacgccgaggccgcggcggggctcgagctgtcgtcgtcgtccccggcgccggtggaCGAGGATGACTACTCGAGGGTCGAGTTCCCGGACCTGAACGTGGCGAGAGAGAACCTCGACATGGCCGCGCAGTACCTTCCCTTCTTCCACCTCGGggcggccgccatggacgaGGACCTTGAGAAGCCGGCGGCCGCGTGCTCCATGGACGGGAGCAAGAACGCGTCGGCCTCGACGACCACCACGGCCAGCGACGACAGAGGCATCTCCATCTCCGCCGCACCCGTGTGCCGCgcgtcgccggagccggacaCGCCGACGTCGAGCGGAGGgaaggtggcgccggcggggaaggaggaggagaagggaggCGGCGTGTTCGAGTTCCCTCTTGGGGACATCGACATGGGGGCGGAGCAGAGCGCGATGCAGCGGCAGATCATGGAGATGTACGTGAAGAGCATGCAGCAGTTCACCGAGTCGCTGGGGAGGATGAAGCTGCCCATGGAGCTCGATGGTGCCGGCGGCGTGGTACAGAACGAGGAGAAGCTGCCGGCACCGGAGGCGGAGCCGAAGAAGGACGGGGCCAGGGTTTTCTACGGAAGCAGAGCTttcttctga
- the LOC100840102 gene encoding uncharacterized protein LOC100840102 isoform X1 has translation MAAQSALLAAGAAAVAIAAAVFLLPSPASHLACTHTSSSSFSLPSHAPTKRVNIRAICPRRKLSPSPVPFAGPPWGHFADMILANATIYTADPARPFAAAMAVSGGRVLRVGSYDSVKELRGRHTRELNLSGNVVLPGFIDSHVHLIDGGLQLARVPLRGVRSKEDFISRVKEAVRDKHHGQWLLGGGWNNDGWGGDFPTAAWFDDISPDNPVWLSRMDGHMGVANSLAMKIAGIDKNTKDPVGGTIVRTTEREPSGLLVDAAMKLVFDVIPEVSINERREALFRASRHALMRGVTTVVDVGSYFPGMSEKQTWQDFSDIYEWAHSMGKMMIRVCLFFPMPTWSRVSDLIHEKGQLFSEWIHLGGVKAFLDGSLGSSSALFYGPYKDDDGNFGLQLIDMDVLLNATLESDKSGLQVAIHAIGDKANDLLLDMLDEVVNLNGMKDRRFRIEHAQHLTPGAAKRFGKHGTIASVQPDHILDDANSAGKKIGVERAERNSYLFRSLLAGGAHLAFGSDWPVSDIYPLKAIQTAMSRKPPGQEAPWIPTECLALDDSLKAHTISAAYACFLDRVLGSLSEGKYADFVVLPSTSWNEFSSDIPGHVVATYVSGKQAYP, from the exons ATGGCCGCCCAGAGcgctctcctcgccgccggcgccgcggcggtcgccatcgccgccgccgttttccTCCTCCCTAGTCCCGCCTCTCACCTCGCATGTACGcacacctcctcctcctccttctctctccCCAGTCACGCTCCCACTAAACGGGTTAACATACGCGCCATTTGCCCGCGGCGGAAGCTCAGTCCGTCTCCTGTTCCCTTCGCAGGGCCACCGTGGGGCCACTTCGCCGACATGATACTGGCCAACGCCACCATCTACACCGCCGACCCCGCCCGCCCTTTCGCCGCCGCGATGGCCGTCAGCGGCGGCCGCGTGCTCCGCGTCGGCAGCTACGACTCCGTGAAG GAACTGAGGGGTCGACACACACGTGAACTGAATCTTAGTGGGAACGTTGTGCTCCCCGGATTTATCGACTCCCATGTGCACCTAATCGACGGTGGCTTGCAG TTGGCGAGGGTGCCGCTTCGAGGGGTTAGAAGCAAAGAGGACTTCATCAGCAGGGTCAAGGAAGCTGTCAGAG ATAAGCATCATGGGCAGTGGCTATTAGGTGGAGGTTGGAACAATGATGGCTGGGGAGGTGATTTCCCCACTGCTGCTTGGTTTGATGATATATCTCCTGATAATCCA GTATGGCTCTCACGCATGGATGGTCACATGGGAGTAGCTAATTCGCTAGCTATGAAGATTGCTGGGAttgacaaaaacacaaaagatcCAGTTGGTGGAACTATTGTAAGAACAACTGAAAGAG AGCCCAGTGGTCTTCTTGTTGATGCTGCTATGAAGCTTGTATTTGATGTTATTCCAGAAGTCTCCATAAATGAAAGAAGAGAGGCCCTCTTCAGAGCTAGTAGACATGCCCTAATGAGGGGGGTGACCACTGTTGTTGATGTTGGAAGTTACTTCCCTGGGATGTCAGAAAAGCAAACTTGGCAAGATTTTTCAG ATATCTATGAATGGGCTCATTCTATGGGAAAGATGATGATCAGAGTCTGCTTATTTTTCCCAATGCCCACATGGTCTCGTGTTTCT GATCTTATCCATGAAAAAGGTCAATTGTTCAGCGAATGGATTCATCTAGGTGGTGTCAAAGCTTTTCTTGATGGTTCTCTAGGTTCTTCAAGTGCATTGTTCTATGGG CCTTATAAGGATGATGATGGCAATTTCGGTCTTCAATTGATAGATATGGATGTTCTGCTCAATGCAACATTAGAATCAGATAAATCAGGACTTCAG GTTGCCATACATGCAATTGGAGATAAAGCTAATGATTTGCTGCTGGATATGTTAGACGAGGTTGTTAATTTGAATGGAATGAAGGACCGTAGGTTCCGG ATTGAGCATGCCCAGCATCTGACCCCAGGCGCAGCAAAACGCTTTGGAAAACATGGTACCATTGCATCCGTGCAG CCAGATCATATATTGGACGATGCCAACTCTGCCGGAAAGAAGATTGGGGTAGAGCGAGCTGAACGGAATTCATATTTGTTCCGATCACTATTGGCTGGTGGTGCACATCTGGCTTTTGGTTCTGATTGGCCT GTTTCGGACATTTATCCCTTAAAAGCTATTCAAACTGCAATGTCCCGTAAGCCGCCTGGACAGGAAGCACCTTGGATCCCTACGGAATGCTTGGCCCTAGATGATTCCTTGAAAGC GCATACGATATCTGCTGCTTATGCCTGCTTCCTTGACCGTGTCCTGGGCAGCCTTTCCGAAGGGAAATACGCCGATTTCGTGGTCCTGCCGTCTACCTCGTGGAATGAGTTCTCCAGCGATATACCGGGGCATGTCGTGGCAACATATGTGAGCGGCAAACAGGCCTATCCATGA
- the LOC100840711 gene encoding probable NADPH:quinone oxidoreductase 1 — translation MEAAAAKPVLRVAAICGSLRKASYNGGLLRAAAEVCEESIPGMRVEHVDISALPLINTDLETDGGAGFPPAVEAFRDSVRQADCFLFGSPEFNYSIATPLKNALDWASRGKNCWADKPAAIVSAGGGFGGGRSQYHLRQIGVFLDLHFINKPELCVQAFQQPPKFDSDGNLIDPEIRERIKKVLLSLQAFTLRLQKD, via the exons atgGAGGCCGCAGCCGCGAAGCCCGTCCTCCGCGTGGCCGCCATCTGCGGTTCCCTCCGCAAGGCCTCCTACAacggcggcctcctccgcgccg CGGCGGAGGTGTGCGAGGAGTCCATCCCGGGGATGCGCGTGGAGCACGTCGACATCTCCGCCCTGCCGCTGATCAACACGGACCTCGAgaccgacggcggcgccggattCCCGCCCGCCGTCGAGGCATTCCGCGACAGCGTCCGCCAGGCCGACTGCTTCCTCTTCGGCTCGCCCGAGTTCAACTACTCCATCGCAA CCCCGCTGAAGAATGCACTTGATTGGGCTTCTAGAGGAAAGAATTGCTGGGCAGACAAACCCGCCGCGATCGTCAGCGCAGGAGGtggcttcggcggcggcagatcgCAGTACCATCTCCGTCAGATTGGTGTATTCTTAGATCTTCATTTCATCAACAAGCCAGAACTATGCGTCCAGGCGTTTCAGCAGCCACCGAAGTTTGACAGCGACGGGAACCTGATCGACCCCGAAATCAGAGAGCGGATCAAGAAGGTGCTCTTGTCCCTTCAGGCCTTCACGCTCAGGCTCCAGAAGGATTGA
- the LOC100822741 gene encoding AT-hook motif nuclear-localized protein 27-like, whose translation MEPAANERLEPEPPFALVPQPAPVAEQKPRARGRPPGSRNKPKPPVIVTRESAAAMRPVVLELAPGCDVAGAVAAFARRRGLGVSVLCGRGAVCAIALRLASAAPEAAGNGHVVRLQGRLEVLTMSGTVLPSSSSSSAPAAPPPPFVVTFAGENGRVIGGTLAGEMTAAEDGVVVVAATFKDPETHRLPAAPETETTKVEVEGDDGSVGVLGRFQDERHLLVPPQQQQQPATVAAPAGMWHGGFGGLPGQVGHYPQHAAEQMHLRGQMSDPGTPNHPSWTHYL comes from the coding sequence ATGGAGCCGGCCGCCAACGAGCGCCTCGAGCCAGAGCCGCCGTTTGCGCTCGTCCCGCAGCCGGCCCCGGTTGCAGAGCAGaagccgcgcgcgcgcgggcggccgccgGGGTCGAGGAACAAGCCGAAGCCGCCGGTGATCGTGACGCGAGAGAGCGCGGCGGCCATGCGCCCCGTGGTCCTGGAGCTCGCCCCGGGATGCGACGTGGCGGGCGCCGTGGCCGCCTTCGCGCGCCGCAGGGGCCTCGGCGTCTCCGTGCtctgcggccgcggcgccgtcTGCGCCATCGCGCTGCGGCTCGCGTCGGCGGccccggaggcggcggggaacGGTCACGTCGTCAGGCTGCAGGGGCGGCTCGAGGTGCTGACCATGTCAGGGACCGTGCTgccttcgtcgtcgtcttcctcggctccggcggcgccgccgccgccgttcgtGGTGACGTTCGCGGGGGAGAACGGGCGGGTGATCGGCGGCACGCTGGCCGGGGAGATGACGGCTGCGGAGGATGGCGTGGTGGTCGTGGCCGCCACGTTCAAGGACCCCGAGACGCACCGCCTGcccgcggcgccggagacggagacgacTAAGGTGGAGGTAGAAGGCGATGATGGGAGCGTTGGAGTACTTGGTCGTTTTCAGGACGAGAGGCATCTTCTTGTTCcgccacagcagcagcagcagccagcgaCGGTGGCCGCCCCGGCCGGCATGTGGCATGGTGGCTTCGGCGGTCTTCCGGGTCAGGTGGGCCACTATCCGCAGCATGCGGCGGAGCAGATGCATCTGAGGGGCCAGATGTCAGACCCCGGCACACCGAACCATCCTTCCTGGACTCATTACCTCTGA
- the LOC100821805 gene encoding uncharacterized protein LOC100821805, with amino-acid sequence MGNGLSPCLHMSATAATPAAARLVYWGGQTRLLPVTDDEDDNGGCSSSFTAADVAAELAADHIVCAAESFFVGLPIPVVAPAERLLPGRAYFVLPAARFSVATRLTAATLASLAPPAPGKKKNKNVLAVRIAGPGQCPFEYVKGAEDGATPLIRVLPEFIEKVIGCSNGNDSGANGNNGAAAGGGGRRGRSKSRGAAMASATETDELCSTPELKRHYAQLFGPRSRPWSPALETISERGKRGVLWLPARLLSSSR; translated from the coding sequence ATGGGCAACGGCCTCTCCCCGTGCTTGCACATGTCGGCGACAGCGGCGacgcccgcggcggcgaggctggTCTACTGGGGCGGGCAGACGAGGCTGCTGCCGGTCaccgacgacgaagacgacaaCGGCGGCTGTTCGAGCTCCTTCACGGCGGCGGAcgtggcggcggagctcgcggcggaCCACATCGTCTGCGCGGCGGAGtccttcttcgtgggcctgCCGATCCCGGtcgtggcgccggcggagcggctgcttcccgggCGGGCATACTTCGTGCTCCCCGCCGCGCGCTTCTCGGTGGCCACGAGGCTCACCGCCGCCACGCTAGCCTcgctcgcgccgccggcgccggggaagaagaagaataagaaTGTGTTGGCCGTGCGCATCGCAGGGCCGGGCCAGTGCCCGTTCGAGTATGTCaagggcgccgaggacggcgccACGCCGCTCATCAGGGTCCTGCCGGAGTTCATCGAGAAAGTCATCGGCTGCAGCAACGGGAACGACAGCGGCGCCAATGGCAAtaatggcgccgccgctggaggtggtggccggCGTGGGAGGAGCAAGAGCCGAGGAGCGGCGATGGCGTCGGCAACGGAGACGGATGAGCTGTGCAGCACGCCGGAGCTGAAGCGGCACTACGCGCAGCTTTTCGGGCCGAGGAGCCGGCCGTGGTCGCCGGCGCTCGAGACGATATCGGAGCGCGGCAAGCGGGGCGTGCTCTGGTTGCCGGCTAGACTACTCTCGTCTTCACGATAG